From the genome of Amia ocellicauda isolate fAmiCal2 chromosome 14, fAmiCal2.hap1, whole genome shotgun sequence, one region includes:
- the LOC136768353 gene encoding zona pellucida sperm-binding protein 4-like, which produces MQIYLPLGSYSRVFLQRAKMTLLPVLELPRTCQHRVRRRQGEVVLIASFRGCYVWKLEKAGRPYAALTLRYYDLHLKMSQVATVSCPLTTTTPLPSAQPPKGLSISCSEVCMTVHLPTGPLSAVHILNSSNALVPVLQMPKSCGYSLVRGQGENMLTILYTACDVRIVAQRYTIQVVYMTAAGERAEIQVSCPYHKLQPQQGCPLPKSQQVSCGPKRVRAAACLARGCCMDPETAHCYYPLEECTSDKHFVFAVHRTLTIPPLEPSSLVIAGNQSCSPVICTPDFAIFKFPVTGCGTHAFVVGKTTIYLAEVMALARQNSLKYGVITRDGPFRLLVECRYAEDNLISTGYLVKSPNLPSTIMSPGVFGVQLRIATDAAFSRFYPQYHRPLRLLLGRPMYLEVRLLSSPDPNLLLLVHYCVAYPRSAQAVWVLLYEGCPNPLDYGHTSTLHINNQLPLSRQHRRFHITTFQFMDQTMQAYLDEEIYFMCSTEVCSPAMKTCVEGCFDGRKIPVVPDPNTDARCLRKPCPGSKAKISVGLPAQ; this is translated from the exons ATGCAGATCTACCTGCCCCTCGGGAGCTACAGTCGGGTGTTCCTGCAGAGAG CCAAGATGACTCTGCTGCCGGTGCTGGAGCTACCCAGGACCTGTCAGCACAGGGTGAGGAGGCGCCAAGGGGAAGTGGTGCTCATTGCCTCCTTCCGTGGCTGCTACGTGTGGAAATTG GAGAAGGCTGGCAGGCCGTATGCTGCCCTGACTCTACGCTACTATGACCTCCACCTGAAGATGTCCCAGGTTGCCACTGTGTCCTGCCCACtgaccaccaccacccccctcccctcagCCCAGCCACCCAAGGGCTTGTCCATCTCCTGCAGTGAAGTCTGCATGACTGTCCACCTGCCCACTGGGCCCTTGTCTGCGGTCCACATCCTGA ACTCCTCCAATGCACTGGTCCCAGTGCTGCAGATGCCCAAGTCCTGTGGCTACTCCCTGGTCCGTGGTCAAGGCGAGAACATGCTGACCATCCTCTACACGGCCTGTGATGTCCGGATTGTG GCGCAGCGGTACACAATCCAGGTGGTGTACATGACTGCAGCAGGAGAGAGAGCGGAGATCCAGGTGTCTTGCCCCTACCACAAGCTCCAGCCCCAGCAGG GCTGCCCCCTTCCCAAGAGCCAGCAAGTCTCCTGTGGGCCCAAAAGGGTCCGAGCCGCCGCCTGCTTGGCCAGGGGCTGCTGTATGGATCCTGAGACTGCCCACTGCTACTACCCCCTGGAGG aATGTACCTCGGACAAGCACTTTGTCTTTGCTGTCCACCGCACCCTCACCATCCCTCCTCTGGAGCCATCCTCTTTGGTCATCGCTGGCAACCAGTCCTGCAGCCCTGTCATCTGCACCCCTGACTTTGCCATCTTCAAGTTCCCAGTGACTGGCTGTGGTACCCATGCCTTT GTGGTGGGCAAGACGACCATCTACCTGGCAGAGGTGATGGCCCTGGCACGACAGAACAGCCTGAAGTATGGCGTGATCACCAGAGATGGCCCCTTCAG ATTGCTGGTCGAGTGTCGCTATGCAGAGGATAACCTGATCAGCACTGGCTACCTGGTAAAGAGCCCCAACCTGCCCAGCACTATCATGTCCCCTGGGGTATTCGGGGTGCAGCTCAGAATAGCTACTG ACGCGGCCTTCAGCCGCTTCTACCCTCAGTACCACAGACCGCTGCGGCTGCTCCTGGGTCGCCCCATGTATCTGGAGGTGCGGTTGCTGAGCTCGCCAGACCCCaacctgctgctgctggtgcacTACTGTGTTGCCTACCCCCGCTCTGCCCAGGCCGTCTGGGTGCTGCTGTATGAAGG CTGCCCCAACCCTCTGGACTACGGCCATACGTCCACCCTGCACATCAACAACCAGCTGCCCCTGTCTAGGCAGCACCGCCGCTTCCACATCACCACCTTCCAGTTCATGGATCAGACAATGCAGGCATACCTGGATGAGGAG ATCTACTTCATGTGCTCCACTGAGGTGTGCTCTCCGGCCATGAAGACCTGTGTGGAGGGCTGCTTTGATGGGCGCA aGATCCCAGTGGTACCAGACCCCAACACGGATGCCCGCTGTCTCCGGAAGCCCTGTCCAGGAAGCAAGGCCAAGATATCTGTGGGGTTGCCAGCACAGTGA
- the LOC136768078 gene encoding serine-aspartate repeat-containing protein I-like, which yields MALRRVQREKLVFLVVWLLGGLVNTQLPDVDVDGSDWDGVGHEVYDSKAGLPAEVAGEGGYDYGSPDDGFWNVQDGEEDEELSRSSFHHMHVFPEDVEPDSDPYTLSEGHDELEEIEEELGDMEEELESWEEEMVEVEQPVEQEEPVDGEESWEEEMVEVEQPAEQEEPVDGEESSEEEMVEVEQPVEQEEPVDGEESSEEEMVEVEQPVEQEEPVDGEESSEEEMVEVEQPVEQEEPVDGEESSEEEMVEVEQPVEQEEPVDGEESSEEEEPAAGGRSRGAAGEAPAYSSRGAAGEAPAYSSRGAAGEAPAYSSRGAAGEAPAYSSRGAAGEAPAYSSRGAAGEAPAYSSRGAAGEAPAYSSRGAAGEAPAYSSRGAAGEAPAYSSRGAAGEAPAYSSRGAAGEAPAYSQCTED from the exons ATGGCATTGAGAAGGGTGCAGAGGGAGAAGCTAGTCTTCTTGGTTGTGTGGCTGCTGGGTGGGTTAGTGAACACTCAGTTGCCTGATGTTGATGTAGATGGAAGTGATTGGGATGGTGTTGGCCATGAGGTATATGATTCCAAGGCTGGATTGCCTGCAGAAGTGGCTGGAGAGGGTGGCTATGATTACGGTAGCCCTGATGATGGCTTCTGGAATGTGCAAGATGGGGAAGAGGATGAAGAGCTGTCTAGATCTTCCTTTCACCACATGCATGTCTTCCCAGAAGACGTGGAGCCCGACTCTGATCCCTATACCCTGTCTGAAGGTCATG ATGAGCTGGAGGAGATTGAGGAAGAGCTGGGGGACATGGAGGAAGAGCTGGAATCCTGGGAGGAGGAGATGGTGGAGGTGGAACAACCAGTCGAGCAGGAGGAGCCAGTAGACGGGGAGGAATCCTGGGAGGAGGAGATGGTGGAGGTGGAACAACCAGCCGAGCAGGAGGAGCCAGTAGACGGGGAGGAATCCTCGGAGGAGGAGATGGTGGAGGTGGAACAACCAGTCGAGCAGGAGGAGCCAGTAGACGGGGAGGAATCCTCGGAGGAGGAGATGGTGGAGGTGGAACAACCAGTCGAGCAGGAGGAGCCAGTAGACGGGGAGGAATCCTCGGAGGAGGAGATGGTGGAGGTGGAACAACCAGTCGAGCAGGAGGAGCCAGTAGACGGGGAGGAATCCTCGGAGGAGGAGATGGTGGAGGTGGAACAACCAGTCGAGCAGGAGGAGCCAGTAGACGGGGAGGAATCCTCGGAGGAGGAAGAGCCAGCAGCCGGGGGGCG CAGCCGGGGGGCGGCCGGTGAAGCCCCGGCCTACAGCAGCCGGGGGGCGGCCGGTGAAGCCCCGGCCTACAGCAGCCGGGGGGCGGCCGGTGAAGCCCCGGCCTACAGCAGCCGGGGGGCGGCCGGTGAAGCCCCGGCCTACAGCAGCCGGGGGGCGGCCGGTGAAGCCCCGGCCTACAGCAGCCGGGGGGCGGCCGGTGAAGCCCCGGCCTACAGCAGCCGGGGGGCGGCCGGTGAAGCCCCGGCCTACAGCAGCCGGGGGGCGGCCGGTGAAGCCCCGGCCTACAGCAGCCGGGGGGCGGCCGGTGAAGCCCCGGCCTACAGCAGCCGGGGGGCGGCCGGTGAAGCCCCGGCCTACAGCAGCCGGGGGGCGGCCGGTGAAGCCCCGGCCTACAGCCAATGCACCGAGGACTGA